TCGACCGGTTTTAAAAGCATGCCGTCGATCACGGGCGAGACATCGCTGACGATCACGCGCGTTCCGTCGGCAAGCGGCTGCTTGAGAAGCACGATGTCATCAAACCGGTAGGCAATGTCGACATCTTTCAGTTCAAGCCGGTTGTCCTTCGTCACCGTCATGACCTTGCCGTCCAGAACGGCACTGCGTGGCAGAATGGTTTTGTCCTCCACGGCCGGCGCGGACAGCTCAACCTCCGTGAACATGCCCTTGACCAAAGGTGGCCGTACGCCTGGCCGGAGCGTGTCATAGGGCTTGTCGACGGTGACAATCAGGCCGACGGATCTGGTGTCGGGATCGACCGTATCGCTGACCCGTTTGACCCGTGCCTGCCAGGTGGCAGCGTCGCCAACCGAACCGACCTTGACCCTTGCCGACAGCCTGTCCAGCGACTGGCGCGCGTGTCGGACACCTTCTTCCGTGTCCAGTTGCCCTGGAAAGGCAAGATTGGCGAAGCCGGACATGTTCGCCGGCGCGATCTGGACATCGATATCCGCAGCCTCGATGCCGTCCAGGGAGCCAATGGAGGTTCCCGCGCCGACATATTGGTCGATCTCGACAGAAACCTCGGAGACGCGGGCAGGAAAGGGCGCTTTGATCGTGGTGCGGGCCAGGTTCAGTTTCGCTGTTTCAAGGCGAACCTCATTCTTGCGTTTGGCCTGTTCCAGGGCCTTTTGCTTGACGGGATTGAGCGCGATTTCGTTCTCGAGGTCCTGCACGTCGGAGCGTTGCTGCAGCACGACGGCTTCCTGGTTTTCAACCTGTTGTTCCGAGGTGACCTTGCGCTCCAGAAGCGTTTTCAGCCGGGTGAGTTCGCGTTCCTCCAGGTCCAGAACGGCCTTGGAGATTTCCAGCGACTTCTTCTGGGTCTCCAGCGTCACCGCAAGTTCCTCAAGATCAACATCAGCGCTGGCGATATCGGTCTCCGCTTCGGCGATCTCGAGCTCATAGTCTTCCGGCGACAGCTTGATGAGCACGTCGCCTGCCGCCATGAAATCGCCGCGTTTGAAACTCGGGTTGATGTAAATGACCCTGCCGGCAACCTGGGCAATCGCATCGAGTGTGCGCGCAGGTTCCACGGTTCCGTAGCCGATCACGCGGGGCACGAAGGTCTGAGGGGAGACGGAGACCACGCGAACCACGGTCGCCGTTTCCCCGATATCAAGTCTTTTGGGGGCTTCCTTGCCGCTGACGGCCACATAGAGCGCCGCGGCCCCAAGGGCGATGGGCGGCAGGATCAAGGCTTTGCGCAACACGGACATGTCTTCTCTCCTGGCTGTCACGACAGCCTAACGCGGTCTTCATCCGATTTCCTGCAAGCCCTTGCCAAATTCGCGGCAACCTTAATGAACGGGCTAATGCAAGTGTATGCTTGCAAATAGGCGATCATGAACTTGATTGCAAGTGTTTGCTTGCAAACAGGCTGTGGTCCGGGTTAGCTCTAGGTCGCTTACCGGAATCGTTGCAGGTCAGGTGAGAGGGGAAGTGCCAAAAAGTGTAGACACAGCAGATATTTATGCTGCGGCGATCGCATTGTTCTGCGAGCGCGGCTTTGGCGGCACCACGACCCGGCAGATTGCCGAC
This genomic interval from Labrenzia sp. VG12 contains the following:
- a CDS encoding efflux RND transporter periplasmic adaptor subunit; the protein is MSVLRKALILPPIALGAAALYVAVSGKEAPKRLDIGETATVVRVVSVSPQTFVPRVIGYGTVEPARTLDAIAQVAGRVIYINPSFKRGDFMAAGDVLIKLSPEDYELEIAEAETDIASADVDLEELAVTLETQKKSLEISKAVLDLEERELTRLKTLLERKVTSEQQVENQEAVVLQQRSDVQDLENEIALNPVKQKALEQAKRKNEVRLETAKLNLARTTIKAPFPARVSEVSVEIDQYVGAGTSIGSLDGIEAADIDVQIAPANMSGFANLAFPGQLDTEEGVRHARQSLDRLSARVKVGSVGDAATWQARVKRVSDTVDPDTRSVGLIVTVDKPYDTLRPGVRPPLVKGMFTEVELSAPAVEDKTILPRSAVLDGKVMTVTKDNRLELKDVDIAYRFDDIVLLKQPLADGTRVIVSDVSPVIDGMLLKPVEDKSVQTRLEAATGLAASPGEVQQ